In the Staphylococcus sp. IVB6240 genome, one interval contains:
- a CDS encoding sugar efflux transporter codes for MFRDLLTIKNYKLFVVNMMLIGMGIAVTVPFFVLFATNQLGMTTNQFGLLLALAAISQFTMNTIVARFSDTRAINRKAIIVIALLMGAISFTLPFYVDNIILFIILYAIFQGLFAPAMPQLYASARESINQSTSSSRAIFANSVLRSMFSFGFLFGPLVGNILNQSMGYNGLFSGTVAIILTTLVLQLFFFKDIKAVKPVSNQVHTEQNAPSMLTHTYLIVPFLAFILLHIGQWMYTLNMPLYVTNYLHEDEKYVGHLASLCAGLEVPFMIILGIVASRVSTRTLLAIAAVCGSAFFASVGIFESVHMMLVGQVLLAAFLAVLLGIGISYFQDILPQFPGYASTLFANAMVIGQLLGNLLGGAMSNWVGLGNVFYVSAFSLACGFILILFTKKEVKSSKAA; via the coding sequence ATGTTTCGTGATTTATTAACGATTAAAAACTATAAATTATTTGTTGTAAATATGATGCTGATAGGTATGGGAATTGCGGTAACCGTACCCTTTTTTGTGTTGTTTGCTACCAATCAATTAGGTATGACAACCAATCAATTTGGTCTGTTACTTGCTTTGGCTGCGATCAGTCAATTTACAATGAATACAATTGTTGCACGTTTTTCAGATACACGCGCCATTAACCGAAAAGCAATTATTGTCATTGCACTGCTTATGGGGGCTATTAGTTTTACACTACCATTCTATGTAGATAATATTATCTTATTTATTATTCTATACGCTATTTTCCAAGGACTCTTTGCTCCTGCAATGCCTCAGTTGTATGCTTCAGCACGTGAATCGATTAACCAATCGACATCAAGTAGCCGTGCTATTTTTGCAAACTCTGTATTACGTTCTATGTTCTCATTTGGTTTCTTATTTGGTCCATTAGTAGGGAATATTTTAAATCAATCAATGGGATATAACGGTTTATTCAGTGGAACAGTTGCGATCATCTTAACAACGTTAGTCTTGCAACTCTTCTTCTTTAAGGATATTAAAGCAGTCAAACCAGTGAGTAATCAAGTGCATACAGAACAAAATGCCCCTTCTATGTTGACGCATACTTATTTGATTGTGCCGTTCTTGGCATTCATTTTATTACATATTGGTCAATGGATGTATACGTTGAATATGCCATTATATGTCACGAATTATTTACATGAAGATGAAAAATATGTGGGTCATTTAGCAAGCTTATGTGCAGGGTTAGAAGTCCCATTTATGATTATATTAGGTATTGTTGCAAGCCGTGTATCAACGAGAACATTGCTTGCGATTGCAGCAGTTTGTGGGAGTGCCTTCTTCGCTAGCGTCGGTATCTTTGAAAGTGTACACATGATGCTCGTTGGACAAGTATTATTAGCGGCGTTTTTAGCTGTTTTACTAGGAATTGGTATTAGTTACTTCCAAGATATTTTGCCACAATTCCCAGGTTATGCTTCAACATTATTTGCTAATGCAATGGTGATCGGACAGTTGCTTGGTAACTTACTGGGTGGTGCAATGAGTAACTGGGTTGGTCTTGGCAATGTTTTTTATGTTTCAGCCTTCTCTCTTGCATGTGGATTTATATTAATCTTGTTTACGAAAAAAGAAGTGAAATCAAGCAAAGCAGCATAA
- a CDS encoding thiazole synthase — translation MFNIGNLKFNSRLFLGTGKFDNEQVQSEAIAASGTEVLTFAVRRMHLYDRELPNPLANVDLEQFITFPNTAGAKTAEEAVRIAELANEAGVCDMIKVEVIGDDDTLLPDPFETYKACEILLEKGYIVCPYISDDVVLAQRLEALGVHAIMPLASPIGTGRGISNPLNLRYIIEKSKVPVIVDAGIGSAKDCAEAMELGADAILLNSAVSRAKDPVKMAEAMKKGIEAGRLSYEAGRIPIKYNAVQSSPSEGLGFL, via the coding sequence ATGTTTAATATTGGAAATTTAAAATTTAACTCAAGATTATTTTTAGGTACGGGAAAATTTGATAATGAGCAGGTTCAAAGTGAAGCAATTGCTGCATCTGGAACAGAGGTATTAACATTTGCAGTACGACGTATGCATTTATATGATCGTGAACTACCAAATCCACTCGCAAATGTTGATTTAGAGCAATTTATTACTTTTCCAAATACAGCAGGGGCGAAAACGGCAGAGGAAGCGGTGCGTATTGCTGAATTAGCAAATGAAGCAGGTGTCTGCGATATGATTAAAGTAGAAGTCATTGGTGATGACGATACCTTATTGCCAGATCCTTTTGAAACGTATAAAGCATGTGAAATTCTATTAGAAAAAGGTTATATTGTTTGTCCATATATTTCAGATGATGTTGTTTTAGCCCAACGTTTAGAAGCGTTAGGTGTGCATGCAATCATGCCGTTAGCGTCTCCAATCGGAACAGGAAGAGGAATTAGTAACCCGCTTAATTTGCGTTATATTATTGAAAAAAGTAAAGTGCCGGTTATCGTTGATGCAGGTATCGGATCAGCAAAGGATTGTGCAGAAGCAATGGAACTTGGTGCAGATGCTATTTTATTAAACTCTGCAGTTTCACGCGCAAAAGATCCTGTGAAGATGGCAGAAGCGATGAAAAAAGGAATTGAAGCAGGACGTTTAAGCTATGAGGCAGGACGTATTCCGATTAAATATAATGCAGTACAATCTAGCCCATCAGAAGGATTAGGCTTCTTATAA
- the thiS gene encoding sulfur carrier protein ThiS gives MEIQVNGERQQFESDTTIQDVLDHFGIEAKRMAVEHNETVVKRSEWASTYVRPDDRLELLEFVGGG, from the coding sequence ATTGAAATACAAGTGAATGGTGAACGACAACAATTTGAATCAGACACAACGATCCAAGATGTATTGGATCATTTTGGTATTGAAGCAAAACGCATGGCAGTTGAACATAATGAAACGGTTGTGAAACGTTCAGAATGGGCATCGACTTATGTGCGACCAGATGATCGTTTAGAATTGTTAGAATTTGTAGGAGGCGGATAA
- a CDS encoding YebC/PmpR family DNA-binding transcriptional regulator codes for MGRKWNNIKEKKAQKDKNTSRIYAKFGKEIYVAAKSGEPDPESNQALKFVLERAKTYSVPNHIIDRAIDKAKGGGDENFDALRYEGFGPSGSMLIVDALTNNVNRTASDVRAAFGKNGGNMGVSGSVAYMFDHTATFAFEGYDADTVLEQLMEQDIDVRDVIEEGGLTIVYAEPDQFASVQKALRDLGVQDFEVAELEMLPQSEVELSGDDLANFEKLVDVLEDLEDVQHVFHNVSL; via the coding sequence ATGGGACGTAAATGGAATAACATTAAGGAGAAAAAAGCACAAAAGGACAAAAATACAAGCCGTATCTATGCAAAATTTGGTAAAGAAATTTATGTAGCGGCCAAGTCTGGTGAACCGGATCCAGAATCAAACCAAGCATTAAAGTTTGTGTTAGAGCGTGCCAAAACCTATTCTGTACCGAATCATATTATTGATAGAGCCATTGATAAAGCAAAAGGTGGCGGCGATGAGAACTTTGACGCTTTACGCTATGAGGGCTTTGGTCCAAGTGGTTCAATGTTAATTGTGGATGCTTTAACAAATAATGTAAATCGTACAGCATCTGATGTGCGTGCTGCATTCGGTAAAAACGGCGGTAACATGGGTGTATCAGGATCTGTTGCGTATATGTTTGATCACACAGCAACATTTGCGTTTGAAGGTTATGATGCAGATACTGTGTTAGAACAATTGATGGAACAAGATATTGATGTGCGTGATGTGATTGAAGAAGGTGGTCTTACTATTGTATATGCAGAGCCTGATCAATTTGCATCTGTACAAAAAGCATTACGTGATTTAGGTGTTCAAGATTTTGAAGTGGCTGAATTAGAGATGTTACCACAATCGGAAGTTGAATTATCAGGTGATGATTTAGCGAATTTTGAAAAACTTGTTGATGTATTGGAAGACCTTGAAGATGTACAACATGTTTTCCATAATGTTTCATTGTAA
- a CDS encoding thiamine phosphate synthase, producing the protein MIIAVTPYDVLTAKHIERLAMIEPQIDGVLLRTPMSKKALAEWIALLRLREFPKSKIIIHSDIKLAKDMGIRQLHFKEGDPIAYQLKAESPEYRISMSVHSISAIIEAKAHHLDFGIYGHVFPSASKQGKTPRTNEEIELAISGSWPLVAIGGVDIKTVEEIHSDFVGIACIRSAFDTSVPVFEEMVQKWHQKKEGMT; encoded by the coding sequence ATGATTATTGCAGTGACACCTTATGATGTGTTGACAGCTAAACATATTGAACGTTTAGCAATGATAGAACCTCAAATTGACGGCGTGTTACTAAGGACACCCATGTCCAAAAAAGCTTTAGCAGAATGGATAGCATTATTACGACTTAGAGAATTTCCTAAGTCCAAAATCATCATTCATTCCGACATTAAATTAGCCAAAGATATGGGGATTCGACAATTGCATTTTAAAGAAGGTGACCCAATCGCATATCAACTAAAAGCAGAGAGTCCTGAATATCGTATTAGTATGTCTGTTCATAGTATTTCAGCAATTATTGAAGCAAAGGCGCATCATTTAGACTTTGGCATATATGGTCATGTGTTTCCTTCCGCATCAAAGCAAGGTAAGACGCCACGAACAAATGAAGAAATAGAATTGGCGATATCAGGAAGTTGGCCACTTGTTGCGATAGGTGGCGTAGATATTAAAACTGTAGAAGAAATTCACTCAGATTTTGTAGGGATAGCATGTATTCGTAGTGCATTTGATACATCAGTTCCAGTATTTGAAGAAATGGTGCAGAAGTGGCATCAGAAAAAGGAGGGAATGACATGA
- a CDS encoding Bax inhibitor-1 family protein, with translation MNESTKQQSSYHKRYGQVWLFFMYYWLIFGISVYFGQYLPAEWRQPMSIGLAMLILITMVLQRARFSGPIISHIYTIVAGLLSYATFMYSLANLGGQTFLMIVSLAVTGFVVFGILGFFVIRDASGMGKYLFVTLIALICMSIVAWIFHVPMLYTVISVVGLGLFLLYTLYDFNRLKRGAFAPREMGFNLFLNLFRIIRHALNLAQTMRR, from the coding sequence ATGAACGAAAGTACAAAACAACAATCGTCTTATCATAAACGCTATGGACAAGTTTGGTTATTTTTCATGTATTATTGGTTAATATTTGGTATTTCAGTATATTTTGGCCAATACCTACCAGCAGAATGGCGCCAACCGATGTCTATTGGGCTCGCTATGTTAATTTTAATCACAATGGTTTTGCAGCGTGCACGTTTTAGTGGGCCTATTATTTCACACATTTATACAATTGTAGCAGGATTGCTTTCTTATGCGACATTCATGTATTCATTAGCAAATCTAGGTGGTCAAACCTTTTTAATGATTGTGTCATTGGCTGTTACAGGATTTGTTGTATTTGGTATACTTGGATTTTTTGTCATTCGTGATGCATCGGGTATGGGGAAATATTTATTTGTAACACTTATTGCGCTCATCTGTATGAGTATTGTAGCTTGGATATTCCACGTTCCAATGTTATATACTGTTATTTCAGTAGTAGGATTAGGACTTTTCTTGCTATATACGCTATATGATTTCAACAGATTAAAGCGTGGTGCTTTTGCTCCAAGAGAGATGGGATTTAACCTATTCTTAAACTTATTCCGTATTATTCGTCATGCATTAAACTTGGCCCAAACAATGAGAAGATAA
- a CDS encoding ThiF family adenylyltransferase, which produces MTRYDRQIKYAHFGQEGQRKLQNLHVIVMGVGALGSGVAEQLVRSGVGRITIVDKDIVTLSNLHRQSCYVTADAEAMLPKVVALKQHLNAMNHEVEVVTYNQEITAQNILSLLEQVNPDMVLDGMDTFKMRYLLNEATRKLKIPYIYGAVVGSQVSVLPVHDEGPCLQCIMPEMPETMERCEINGVLPPAVHMACSLIVAEVFHYIMHGSLTSHMTTIDVYTHKMRTVDVSELKEPDCLVCGQKQYHHLTQKDSGQVRELCGGVYQFRLPQEIFDAPLKSHVRVGLENPYVKRLMVDVYDMTLYQDGRLLVYGAESVGVAETIRESLFIEDDI; this is translated from the coding sequence ATGACACGTTATGATAGACAGATAAAATATGCCCATTTTGGTCAAGAAGGACAACGAAAACTTCAAAACCTTCATGTGATTGTCATGGGGGTTGGTGCACTAGGCAGTGGTGTGGCAGAACAATTGGTACGCAGTGGTGTAGGGCGAATAACAATTGTGGATAAAGATATTGTGACGCTGTCTAATTTACACAGACAAAGTTGTTATGTAACAGCAGATGCTGAAGCAATGCTTCCGAAAGTAGTAGCATTAAAGCAACATTTAAATGCGATGAATCATGAAGTGGAAGTTGTAACCTATAATCAAGAAATAACTGCACAAAACATTTTAAGTCTGTTAGAACAAGTCAACCCCGACATGGTATTAGATGGTATGGATACATTTAAGATGCGCTATTTATTGAATGAAGCAACGAGAAAATTGAAGATTCCTTATATATATGGTGCAGTAGTAGGAAGTCAAGTGAGTGTACTACCTGTTCATGATGAAGGACCTTGTTTGCAGTGCATCATGCCAGAAATGCCAGAAACAATGGAGCGTTGTGAAATTAATGGGGTATTACCTCCTGCAGTACACATGGCATGTAGCCTCATTGTTGCAGAAGTTTTTCATTATATTATGCACGGATCATTAACAAGTCATATGACGACGATTGATGTATATACGCATAAGATGCGTACGGTAGATGTGTCAGAATTGAAAGAACCAGATTGCTTAGTATGTGGACAAAAGCAATATCACCATTTAACACAAAAAGACTCCGGGCAAGTACGTGAATTGTGCGGGGGTGTATATCAATTTCGACTTCCACAAGAAATTTTTGATGCGCCTTTGAAGTCACATGTGCGCGTTGGGTTGGAGAACCCATATGTGAAGCGATTAATGGTGGATGTATATGATATGACCTTATATCAAGATGGGCGTTTATTAGTGTATGGTGCGGAAAGTGTTGGAGTAGCTGAAACGATACGTGAATCTTTATTTATAGAGGATGATATTTGA
- a CDS encoding LysR family transcriptional regulator: MKMDDYRLLITLDETRTLRKAAEQLYISQPAVTQRLKSIERYFGVEIFIRTKKQLITTTEGAMVIAHAKEMLNQEHLFKDKIKAHIGAINGNLSIGCSSLVGQSLLPEVLSRYTAEYPNVEVKLHVGSSDDIKKHYNDYHIMIVRGNQLLNKHNDHLMDDQHYFIYPKSKTAEIHKLPFIEFQADPVYINQIKSWYHQHMSQDYHARIKVDQVATCKALLLSGVGVTILPEIMTKDLDTEQFTMIKVDIEERPLVRATYLSYDMSMMQLPQVSAFIGVLKSYIKETNVLHQMVDV; encoded by the coding sequence ATGAAGATGGATGATTATCGTTTGCTCATTACATTGGACGAAACAAGAACGTTGCGTAAAGCAGCAGAGCAATTATATATATCACAACCTGCTGTAACACAGCGTTTGAAATCAATTGAGCGGTATTTTGGTGTTGAAATTTTTATACGTACGAAAAAGCAACTCATTACAACAACTGAAGGGGCTATGGTGATTGCACATGCAAAAGAAATGTTGAATCAAGAACATTTATTTAAAGATAAAATCAAAGCGCATATCGGTGCGATTAACGGGAACTTGTCTATTGGATGTTCCTCACTTGTTGGTCAATCATTATTACCAGAAGTACTGAGTCGTTATACAGCTGAATACCCAAACGTAGAAGTGAAGTTACATGTTGGTTCCAGTGATGATATAAAAAAACATTATAATGACTATCACATTATGATTGTGAGAGGTAATCAATTGTTAAATAAACATAATGATCATTTGATGGATGATCAACATTATTTTATTTATCCAAAAAGTAAAACGGCGGAAATACATAAATTGCCATTTATAGAATTCCAAGCCGATCCGGTATATATTAACCAGATAAAATCATGGTATCATCAACATATGTCGCAAGATTATCATGCTCGTATCAAAGTGGATCAAGTTGCGACGTGTAAAGCACTATTATTAAGTGGTGTAGGTGTTACAATCTTACCTGAAATTATGACAAAAGACTTGGATACGGAACAGTTCACGATGATTAAAGTAGATATTGAAGAACGTCCATTGGTTCGTGCGACATATTTGAGTTATGACATGAGTATGATGCAGTTACCACAAGTGAGTGCATTTATTGGTGTTTTGAAGTCATATATTAAAGAAACAAATGTATTACATCAAATGGTTGATGTATAA
- a CDS encoding DUF402 domain-containing protein: MKVKYIDKRHWRRLLDRDYIEVKVNNNKFKGIIGLITINKVREPLEVTVVGKKMVVADEQYQWLQIVPEKKRYSLTVMFNEDGQPLQYYFDINLKNITQKGKARTVDLYLDVLVLPNGKYELVDQEDLERALRTKQITRKQYHEAYIIAHQLMIQIDEDFNSIQEKAMYCFNKIRHKQPRRGRFGMH; the protein is encoded by the coding sequence GTGAAAGTAAAATATATCGATAAACGTCACTGGCGTCGCCTCTTAGACCGTGATTATATAGAAGTGAAAGTGAACAATAATAAATTTAAGGGGATTATTGGCTTAATTACAATTAATAAAGTGAGAGAGCCATTAGAAGTAACAGTGGTCGGTAAGAAGATGGTTGTTGCCGATGAACAGTATCAGTGGCTACAAATTGTACCTGAGAAAAAACGTTATAGTTTGACGGTCATGTTCAATGAAGATGGACAACCACTACAATATTATTTTGATATTAATTTGAAAAATATTACGCAAAAAGGGAAGGCACGTACAGTAGATTTATATTTGGATGTGTTAGTGTTACCAAACGGAAAGTATGAGTTAGTGGATCAGGAAGATCTTGAGCGTGCGTTGCGTACGAAACAAATTACAAGAAAACAGTATCATGAAGCGTATATTATTGCACATCAGCTCATGATTCAAATTGATGAAGATTTTAATAGTATACAGGAAAAAGCAATGTATTGTTTCAATAAAATCCGTCATAAGCAGCCGAGACGAGGACGATTCGGCATGCATTGA
- a CDS encoding DUF456 family protein, translating to MDVLHTALWLLILCAFILGFVSLIKPIIPGVLMLWIGFFIYQFGIDSERLSWWFWGSAVIWTLLIFLSDLLLSRYFVNRFGGSKIAEKSALIAVIVGAFILPPFGILIVPFIVVLVVELLQGIDIKTAIRASIGTIAAIFTSTVVQAVVMFLMIIWFFVDALLI from the coding sequence ATGGATGTATTACATACCGCCTTATGGTTATTAATTTTATGCGCATTTATACTAGGGTTTGTTAGTTTAATTAAGCCGATTATTCCAGGCGTATTAATGCTTTGGATTGGGTTCTTTATATATCAATTTGGTATAGACAGTGAGCGTTTATCATGGTGGTTTTGGGGATCAGCAGTGATTTGGACATTGTTGATTTTCCTTTCAGACTTACTGCTCAGTCGCTATTTCGTAAATCGCTTTGGTGGTTCAAAAATAGCAGAAAAATCAGCTTTAATTGCAGTGATTGTTGGGGCGTTTATTTTGCCACCATTCGGTATTTTGATTGTTCCATTTATTGTCGTTTTAGTAGTTGAATTGTTACAAGGTATTGATATAAAAACTGCGATACGTGCCAGTATTGGAACCATTGCTGCTATTTTTACAAGTACCGTTGTACAAGCTGTCGTCATGTTTCTAATGATAATTTGGTTCTTTGTGGATGCACTACTTATTTAA
- a CDS encoding LysM peptidoglycan-binding domain-containing protein → MKKFALALTVTSGAAAVLAHQDAEASTQHAVQAGDSLWDVAAQYGTTVEAIKQANGLTNNMIFPGQTLSISATSGQYTTQNQNTSQYNTSTSPATSSQSSSNGHTVVAGESLDIIAARYGVTVQDLMNANGMSGYLIHPNQSLQIPSQSNTSTATASYSNATAVGSGNGTTVAQTSTANQSPSFNHQNLYTWGQCTWHVFNRRAETGQPISTYWWNADHWAGAASADGYTVNNVPQAGSIMQTTEGAVGHVAYVERVNPDNSVLVSEMNYNTAPGQVGYRTVPGSLSNSYNYIH, encoded by the coding sequence TTGAAAAAATTTGCACTTGCATTAACCGTTACTTCTGGTGCTGCAGCAGTCCTTGCTCACCAAGATGCAGAAGCTTCTACACAACACGCCGTACAAGCTGGTGATTCTTTATGGGACGTAGCAGCACAATATGGCACAACAGTTGAAGCTATTAAACAAGCTAACGGGCTTACAAATAATATGATTTTCCCTGGTCAAACACTATCAATTAGTGCCACTTCAGGACAGTACACTACTCAAAACCAAAATACATCACAATATAATACATCAACATCCCCTGCCACATCTTCACAGTCGTCAAGCAATGGTCACACAGTTGTTGCAGGTGAATCTTTAGACATCATTGCAGCAAGATACGGTGTAACAGTTCAAGATTTGATGAATGCTAACGGTATGTCTGGCTACTTAATTCATCCAAATCAATCTTTACAAATTCCAAGTCAATCAAATACAAGCACTGCAACTGCTTCATACTCAAATGCAACAGCTGTAGGCTCCGGTAATGGAACAACAGTCGCACAAACAAGCACTGCGAATCAATCACCATCATTCAACCACCAAAACTTATACACTTGGGGACAATGCACATGGCATGTTTTCAATCGTCGTGCTGAAACTGGACAACCTATTAGCACATATTGGTGGAATGCAGATCATTGGGCAGGTGCTGCCTCAGCCGATGGTTATACAGTAAACAACGTGCCTCAAGCTGGTTCGATTATGCAAACAACTGAAGGCGCTGTAGGTCATGTTGCTTACGTTGAACGCGTTAATCCAGATAACAGTGTCTTAGTATCAGAAATGAACTACAATACAGCACCCGGTCAAGTAGGTTACCGTACTGTACCAGGTTCACTTTCAAATTCATATAATTATATTCATTAA